In Rhodococcus sp. OK302, one genomic interval encodes:
- a CDS encoding undecaprenyl-diphosphate phosphatase, whose product MGEAMTWLQAMILGLVQGLTEFLPVSSSGHLRIVSEIFFGSDAGASFTAVTQLGTELAVLIYFARDIVRIITAWFRGLFNAEHRGDLDYRMGWYVIIGTIPVGILGFLFKDQIRTGARNLWLIATMLIVFALVIAAAEYYGRKTRPIESLTMRDGIIMGSAQALALIPGVSRSGGTISAGLFLGLTREAAARYSFLLAIPAVLASGLFSLPDAFEPAGDGLNASGPQLLVATVIAFAVGYAAIAWLLKFVVNHSMYWFVGYRIALGVLVLALLATGVVSAT is encoded by the coding sequence ATGGGCGAGGCGATGACATGGCTACAGGCCATGATCCTGGGGCTCGTGCAGGGATTAACCGAGTTCCTTCCTGTCTCGTCGTCCGGACATCTGAGGATCGTGTCCGAGATATTCTTCGGAAGTGACGCCGGCGCGTCGTTCACTGCGGTGACCCAACTCGGTACAGAACTTGCCGTCCTGATCTACTTCGCTCGTGACATCGTGAGGATTATCACCGCCTGGTTCCGAGGATTGTTCAACGCCGAACATCGCGGCGACCTCGACTACCGGATGGGGTGGTACGTCATCATCGGCACGATTCCGGTGGGTATTCTCGGGTTCCTTTTCAAGGATCAGATCCGTACCGGCGCACGCAATTTGTGGTTGATCGCCACGATGCTCATCGTGTTCGCCCTCGTGATCGCCGCTGCGGAGTACTACGGACGTAAAACACGTCCCATCGAAAGCCTCACCATGCGCGACGGAATCATCATGGGTTCGGCGCAGGCGCTCGCACTCATTCCGGGTGTGTCGCGTTCCGGCGGAACCATCAGTGCCGGTTTGTTCCTCGGACTGACCCGTGAGGCTGCCGCGCGCTATTCGTTCCTGCTGGCAATTCCGGCGGTTCTCGCATCAGGTCTGTTCAGCCTTCCCGACGCCTTCGAGCCTGCCGGTGACGGACTGAACGCCAGCGGGCCGCAGTTGCTCGTCGCCACGGTCATTGCGTTTGCCGTCGGCTACGCAGCCATCGCCTGGCTGCTCAAATTTGTGGTGAATCATTCGATGTACTGGTTCGTCGGATACAGAATCGCTCTCGGCGTACTCGTCCTTGCGCTGCTGGCCACAGGGGTTGTTTCGGCGACATAG
- a CDS encoding aldo/keto reductase, translating into MKHRSVGTSGLRVSRLGLGTLTWGRDTDGDEAAAQILAFAEAGGTLVDTSPAYGDGAAQRILAELLNDVVPRDELIISSSAGIDPKPIGTDRVDCSRRGLLRQLDATLRELGTDYLDMWQVATWDPLTPVDEVAATLDYAVSSGKVRYVGVRGYLGWQLATAVGSCGTTTLTATQAEYSLLARGVEEELFAAASHHGVGVFAAVPLAGGVLTGKYRDGIPVDSRGADDTHSRHVQSYLTDSSVRVVDAVVTAADGLGTSPLAVALAWARDRPGVASAVVGTRDLAQLTGVLVAEELELPKAIAAALDDVSA; encoded by the coding sequence ATGAAGCACAGATCAGTCGGAACGAGCGGACTTCGAGTCTCGCGACTTGGACTCGGCACACTGACCTGGGGACGCGATACCGACGGCGACGAAGCGGCCGCTCAGATCCTGGCTTTCGCGGAGGCCGGTGGAACCTTGGTCGACACGTCGCCCGCGTACGGCGACGGCGCGGCCCAACGGATTCTGGCCGAACTTCTCAACGACGTCGTCCCCCGCGACGAGTTGATCATCAGTTCCAGCGCCGGGATCGATCCCAAGCCGATCGGAACGGATCGGGTCGACTGCTCACGACGAGGGTTGCTGCGTCAGCTGGACGCCACCCTCCGTGAACTCGGTACCGATTATCTGGATATGTGGCAGGTCGCGACCTGGGACCCACTGACCCCGGTCGACGAAGTCGCAGCAACTCTCGACTACGCAGTCTCGAGTGGCAAGGTTCGCTACGTCGGCGTACGCGGATACCTCGGGTGGCAGTTGGCCACAGCCGTCGGGTCTTGTGGCACAACAACTCTCACCGCAACTCAGGCCGAGTACTCACTGTTGGCGCGCGGCGTCGAAGAAGAATTGTTCGCGGCCGCTTCACATCACGGCGTCGGCGTTTTCGCTGCCGTTCCGCTTGCCGGAGGTGTCCTGACCGGCAAGTACCGCGACGGCATTCCCGTCGATTCACGAGGTGCCGACGATACACATTCGCGCCACGTGCAGAGCTACCTCACGGATTCGTCGGTGCGCGTGGTCGATGCGGTCGTTACAGCGGCCGACGGATTGGGTACGTCACCTTTGGCTGTGGCACTTGCCTGGGCCCGGGATCGCCCCGGAGTTGCCAGCGCTGTGGTCGGTACACGCGATCTCGCGCAGCTCACCGGAGTGCTGGTTGCCGAGGAATTGGAATTGCCGAAAGCGATTGCCGCGGCATTGGACGACGTGAGCGCGTAA
- a CDS encoding biliverdin-producing heme oxygenase: MTTLDVDHSSADALAFSERLKAETDAAHRETEQSGFVGALLGGKLTQAGLAALLGQTYLVYTSLEEAGRAHADNALVSPFLSDDLLRVAALEADLEFLIGENWREGLEALPATERYVARLQEVGVDWPAGFVAHHYLRYMGDLSGGQIIRRMLERAYGLQTDGLRFYTFDGIPKPKPFKDTYRANLDALDISAEEQQKFIDEVNIAYRLNGDLFADLEGNIESYLVK; this comes from the coding sequence ATGACAACGCTTGACGTAGACCACAGTTCCGCCGATGCACTCGCATTCTCCGAGCGCCTCAAAGCAGAAACCGATGCGGCTCACCGCGAGACAGAGCAGTCCGGATTTGTCGGTGCGCTCCTCGGCGGCAAACTGACGCAGGCCGGGTTGGCAGCACTCCTCGGTCAGACGTACCTGGTCTACACAAGCCTCGAAGAGGCCGGCCGCGCCCATGCAGACAATGCACTGGTCAGCCCCTTCCTCTCCGACGATCTTCTGCGTGTCGCCGCACTCGAAGCAGATCTGGAATTCCTGATCGGCGAGAACTGGCGTGAGGGTCTCGAAGCCTTGCCGGCCACCGAACGTTACGTAGCGCGCCTACAGGAAGTTGGCGTCGACTGGCCGGCTGGCTTTGTCGCTCACCACTACCTGCGCTACATGGGCGATCTCTCCGGCGGCCAGATCATCCGCCGCATGCTCGAGCGCGCCTACGGCCTCCAAACCGACGGCCTCCGTTTCTACACCTTCGACGGCATCCCCAAGCCCAAGCCGTTCAAGGACACCTACCGCGCCAACCTCGACGCCCTCGATATTTCCGCTGAGGAACAGCAGAAGTTCATCGACGAGGTCAACATCGCTTACCGCCTCAACGGCGACCTGTTCGCAGACCTCGAGGGCAACATCGAGAGCTACCTCGTTAAATGA
- a CDS encoding heme/hemin ABC transporter substrate-binding protein, translating to MSKRWTAAALVVIAGFGLVACGSNEQPGSTHQARTAVLEDSSPVPVSKNPVASLPTTVTGFDGVPVTITDNSRIVAADRYGTFAATTVALGLGDNLVGRDTSAKFPAVADVPVVTVGGQSLSAEAILNLNPTVILTDTTIGPQSVQEQLRAAGIPVVFFDPTRTLEGVPNQIQAVADALGVPEQGKALVSRTEGEIAAARDLVPDNAEQLKIAFLYLRGTAITMIGGDGSGADSLIEALGAVDAGTASGITSNFVAITSEALIAAAPDAFLVMTDGLASIGGVDGLEKIPGIAQTPAGKNQRVIDMEDGVILSFGPNTGRVMQVLAEAIYGPADS from the coding sequence ATGAGTAAGCGTTGGACCGCAGCAGCATTGGTCGTGATCGCCGGGTTCGGTCTCGTCGCGTGCGGATCGAACGAGCAGCCCGGTTCGACACATCAAGCACGGACCGCGGTACTGGAAGATTCCAGCCCCGTCCCGGTATCGAAAAACCCCGTCGCAAGCTTGCCGACGACAGTCACAGGCTTCGACGGGGTTCCGGTCACGATCACCGACAACAGTCGGATCGTTGCCGCAGACCGATACGGAACGTTTGCCGCGACCACCGTCGCGCTCGGCCTCGGTGACAACCTGGTCGGCCGCGACACCTCCGCGAAGTTCCCCGCTGTGGCCGACGTCCCTGTCGTCACGGTGGGTGGGCAATCCCTGAGCGCGGAAGCGATCCTCAATCTCAACCCGACGGTCATTCTCACCGATACGACCATCGGCCCGCAGAGCGTGCAGGAGCAACTACGCGCAGCCGGAATTCCGGTCGTGTTTTTCGACCCCACCCGAACCCTCGAAGGTGTCCCGAACCAGATTCAAGCGGTCGCCGACGCCCTCGGAGTGCCTGAGCAAGGCAAGGCCCTGGTCAGTCGAACCGAAGGTGAGATCGCGGCTGCCCGCGATCTCGTACCCGATAACGCGGAACAGCTGAAGATCGCGTTCCTCTATCTTCGCGGTACTGCGATCACGATGATCGGCGGCGACGGTTCCGGCGCCGATTCGCTCATCGAAGCGCTCGGTGCGGTCGACGCGGGAACAGCCTCCGGAATCACCTCGAACTTTGTCGCGATTACCAGCGAGGCACTCATCGCGGCTGCTCCCGACGCGTTTCTGGTGATGACAGACGGACTCGCCTCCATCGGCGGGGTTGACGGCCTCGAGAAGATTCCCGGCATCGCGCAGACACCCGCCGGTAAGAATCAGCGCGTCATCGACATGGAAGACGGCGTCATCCTCAGCTTCGGCCCCAACACCGGCCGCGTCATGCAGGTGCTGGCCGAAGCAATCTACGGACCCGCAGATTCGTGA
- a CDS encoding FecCD family ABC transporter permease — protein MSTETESPVGAADASATRAASRSRVSVVLISLSVALVIVAVLSACIGQVPTSPLEVLGSILHRIGLDIGPLPAHPSGEVTLWEVRFPRVVLAICVGAALGCSGALLQGVFSNPLAEPGVIGVSAGAAVGASAVIVVGGTFAAGWTVAAAAFIAGLITTAAVYLLARHEGRTEVVTLILTGVAVNAFAGGLIAFFTFIASPSARDQIVFWQLGSLNGATWSSVMVVAPMAVVGIAATMVIAPRLDLLALGEHAARHLGVNVERLRQLAVLIVALLVSASVAFTGIILFVGLVVPHLMRILVGPGHRALIPASALAGALVLLLADLGSRSLIDNADLPLGMLTALVGGPFFFWLLRRTRARQGGWA, from the coding sequence GTGAGTACCGAGACAGAAAGCCCCGTCGGAGCAGCTGACGCGTCGGCAACGCGCGCAGCCTCCCGTTCCCGCGTGAGCGTCGTACTGATCAGTCTGTCCGTAGCTCTGGTCATCGTCGCAGTACTGTCGGCATGCATCGGACAGGTGCCCACGTCGCCACTCGAGGTGCTCGGCAGCATCTTGCACCGAATCGGCCTCGACATCGGTCCCCTACCGGCCCACCCCAGCGGTGAGGTCACGCTCTGGGAAGTCCGCTTTCCGCGAGTCGTTCTCGCCATCTGTGTCGGCGCGGCGCTCGGTTGCTCCGGCGCCCTGCTGCAGGGAGTGTTCTCCAATCCCCTTGCTGAGCCCGGAGTGATCGGTGTATCCGCCGGAGCGGCTGTCGGCGCGAGTGCCGTCATCGTCGTCGGTGGAACCTTTGCCGCCGGCTGGACTGTCGCTGCAGCCGCATTTATCGCAGGCCTGATCACGACCGCAGCGGTGTATCTCCTTGCCCGGCACGAAGGCCGAACCGAGGTGGTCACGCTCATTCTGACCGGCGTGGCCGTCAACGCGTTTGCCGGCGGTCTCATCGCGTTCTTCACCTTCATCGCGAGTCCCTCCGCTCGCGATCAGATCGTCTTCTGGCAACTCGGCAGCCTCAACGGTGCAACGTGGAGTTCGGTGATGGTCGTAGCGCCGATGGCCGTCGTCGGTATCGCCGCAACCATGGTCATCGCGCCCCGACTCGACCTCCTCGCCCTCGGCGAACATGCCGCCCGGCACCTGGGCGTCAACGTCGAACGCCTGCGCCAACTTGCAGTCTTGATCGTCGCCCTGCTGGTTTCCGCCAGTGTCGCGTTCACCGGCATCATCTTGTTCGTCGGACTTGTTGTTCCCCATCTGATGCGCATTCTTGTCGGACCCGGTCACCGGGCATTGATACCGGCCAGTGCCCTCGCGGGCGCGCTGGTTCTGCTTCTGGCCGATTTGGGATCACGATCCCTCATCGACAATGCCGATCTCCCGCTCGGAATGCTCACGGCACTCGTCGGCGGCCCCTTCTTCTTCTGGTTGTTGCGCCGCACTCGCGCAAGGCAAGGTGGGTGGGCATGA
- a CDS encoding heme ABC transporter ATP-binding protein, which yields MSSFARNWRELFGHTSPEPQSPVVGDVTLQALDITVERGGRNILDGVSVDVRVGEVLVLVGPNGAGKSTLLAALAGDQPVISGRVEVEGTDLNSWSAIDMARRRAVLPQKHTIGFSFTALQVVTMGRAPWAGTGREDRDGDAVAAAMKTCDVEAFAHRPFAALSGGEQARVALARVLAQETSTVLLDEPTAALDLGHQEAVMSLARARAAEGGAVVVVLHDLALAAAYADRIVVLENGSIAADGSPESVLREDLLTRVYGYPVEVFEHPKTGAALVIPRRDFTKATIRSGSGVSERNR from the coding sequence ATGAGCAGCTTCGCACGCAACTGGCGTGAACTGTTCGGACACACGTCGCCCGAACCGCAGAGTCCCGTAGTCGGTGACGTCACGCTGCAAGCACTCGACATCACCGTCGAACGCGGCGGCCGAAACATCCTCGACGGCGTCAGCGTCGATGTCCGCGTCGGCGAGGTCCTCGTCCTCGTGGGCCCCAACGGTGCCGGCAAATCGACACTTCTCGCAGCTTTGGCCGGTGATCAACCGGTCATCAGCGGACGCGTCGAGGTCGAAGGCACCGATCTCAACTCGTGGTCCGCGATCGACATGGCCCGTCGACGCGCAGTACTCCCCCAGAAACACACCATCGGCTTCTCGTTCACCGCACTCCAGGTTGTCACCATGGGACGCGCTCCCTGGGCCGGTACAGGTCGCGAAGATCGTGACGGCGACGCTGTTGCCGCGGCGATGAAGACGTGCGACGTCGAAGCATTCGCGCACCGCCCGTTTGCAGCGCTGTCCGGTGGCGAGCAGGCCCGAGTGGCTCTCGCGCGTGTACTCGCGCAGGAGACGTCGACAGTTCTGCTCGACGAACCGACCGCTGCTCTCGACCTCGGTCACCAGGAAGCGGTCATGTCGCTCGCAAGGGCACGTGCGGCCGAAGGCGGCGCCGTCGTGGTCGTTCTCCACGATCTGGCTTTGGCTGCGGCGTATGCGGACCGGATAGTTGTACTCGAGAACGGCAGCATTGCTGCCGACGGTTCCCCGGAGTCGGTGTTGCGCGAGGATCTACTCACTCGCGTCTACGGTTATCCGGTCGAGGTGTTCGAGCATCCGAAAACCGGGGCAGCCTTGGTGATCCCCCGACGCGACTTCACCAAGGCAACCATCCGATCCGGATCGGGTGTCAGCGAACGGAATCGATGA
- a CDS encoding WD40 repeat domain-containing protein, with protein sequence MTRLGIRTTTAAMGAALLLVTGCSSGEGGDKLQTIDPATAVVSPATTNSLDGVVRPYTGRIDSITFDPVTRNTLVVTQDPRSVRIVPAGSLELADTAVAGREISLDGDVRDVSIASDGKALLSMDGQVVTLNLNTGEQSVTPSPGVANSAVELADGRIAIGTDNGSIHIVDPKTGQTQTISGFASVDELAVTGENLSALDHQQTSLTAIDLGEDRLGAALRAGEGATHLTTDHFGRILITDTTGDELLVFTADPLLMRQRFPVGDSPYAVAYDEGADRVWVTLTGTNEVVGLDLSSGIPVETARFRTVRQPNSLAVDSSTGTLIVGSATGDGLQSIPSRIS encoded by the coding sequence ATGACTCGCCTTGGGATCCGCACCACCACAGCAGCGATGGGAGCGGCTCTTCTGCTTGTCACTGGATGTTCTTCCGGTGAGGGTGGCGACAAACTCCAGACCATCGATCCGGCTACCGCAGTAGTTTCGCCGGCCACCACGAATTCTCTCGACGGTGTCGTTCGCCCGTACACCGGCCGAATCGATTCCATCACATTCGATCCGGTCACGCGCAACACTCTGGTCGTGACACAGGATCCGCGTTCGGTGCGGATCGTTCCGGCCGGTTCGCTGGAACTCGCAGATACCGCCGTAGCCGGCCGAGAGATCAGCCTCGACGGAGACGTCCGCGACGTGTCGATCGCCTCGGACGGAAAAGCCTTGCTGTCCATGGACGGCCAGGTCGTGACGCTGAATCTGAACACCGGCGAGCAGAGCGTTACCCCCTCCCCCGGAGTGGCCAACTCGGCAGTCGAACTTGCCGACGGCCGAATCGCCATCGGCACCGACAATGGTTCAATTCACATTGTCGACCCGAAGACCGGTCAGACACAAACGATTTCAGGTTTCGCGTCGGTAGACGAACTCGCCGTAACGGGCGAGAATCTCAGCGCGCTCGATCACCAGCAGACCTCACTGACTGCAATCGACTTAGGCGAAGACCGTCTCGGAGCCGCATTGCGGGCCGGTGAAGGAGCCACACACCTCACGACGGACCATTTCGGTCGCATCCTCATCACCGACACCACCGGCGACGAACTTCTCGTCTTCACCGCCGATCCGCTCCTGATGCGCCAGCGCTTCCCAGTCGGAGACTCGCCGTACGCAGTGGCCTACGACGAGGGCGCAGACCGGGTATGGGTAACTCTGACCGGCACCAACGAAGTTGTCGGCCTGGATCTCTCCTCGGGCATCCCCGTCGAAACCGCTCGGTTCCGCACCGTGCGTCAGCCCAACTCGCTTGCAGTCGATTCCAGCACCGGCACCCTGATCGTCGGGTCCGCGACCGGGGACGGACTCCAGAGCATTCCCTCGCGGATCAGCTGA
- a CDS encoding DUF5703 family protein yields MEQRQRPSLAQTPWDTSDDVFDYLPLHLPPHVSRITASMRLSISAEFGGWELSQVRLYPDGTRRVLLKRKKTPLHVENPDGIIH; encoded by the coding sequence ATGGAGCAGCGGCAGAGGCCTTCCTTGGCACAGACTCCCTGGGACACGTCCGATGACGTGTTCGACTATCTGCCGCTGCACCTTCCGCCGCATGTCTCGCGAATAACCGCGTCGATGCGTCTGTCGATCTCCGCGGAGTTCGGCGGGTGGGAACTTTCCCAGGTGCGCCTGTATCCGGACGGCACTCGACGCGTTCTGCTCAAACGTAAGAAAACACCGCTACATGTGGAAAATCCGGACGGCATCATCCACTGA
- a CDS encoding quinone-dependent dihydroorotate dehydrogenase, which produces MYQLLLSLMFRVPPERIHHLAFAAMRLVTRFAPIRWLVAKVLVVDDPVLRSQAFGLTFPAPLGLAAGFDKDATGVDAWGPLGFGFAEIGTVTAQAQPGNPAPRLFRLPADRALINRMGFNNHGAGHAANFLRQRRVTVPIGANIGKTKIVDASDAPADYTASAQLLGPLADFMVVNVSSPNTPGLRDLQAVESLRPLLQAVLDTVHVPVLVKIAPDLSDDDVDAVADLAVELGLAGIVATNTTIRRDGLKTPDAEVAAIGAGGLSGAPVADRSLEVLRRLYGRVGDKLTIISVGGIETADQAWERILAGATLVQGYTGFIYGGPFWARSIHKGIAKKVRAAGFSSISQAVGAENPR; this is translated from the coding sequence GTGTACCAGCTGCTGTTGAGCCTGATGTTCCGCGTTCCCCCGGAGCGCATCCATCATCTGGCGTTTGCCGCCATGCGCCTGGTGACGAGATTTGCGCCGATCCGATGGCTCGTCGCGAAGGTCCTCGTGGTCGACGATCCGGTCCTACGGAGTCAGGCTTTCGGCCTGACGTTTCCCGCTCCCCTCGGATTGGCGGCCGGCTTCGACAAGGACGCCACCGGAGTCGACGCGTGGGGTCCGCTCGGATTCGGATTCGCAGAAATCGGAACGGTCACGGCGCAGGCGCAGCCCGGCAATCCAGCCCCACGACTGTTCCGTTTGCCCGCTGACCGCGCTCTGATCAACCGGATGGGCTTCAACAATCACGGCGCCGGACATGCGGCGAACTTCTTGCGCCAGCGCCGCGTCACCGTACCGATCGGTGCCAATATCGGTAAGACAAAGATCGTCGACGCCTCCGACGCGCCTGCCGACTACACGGCCAGTGCGCAACTGCTCGGCCCGCTGGCCGACTTCATGGTGGTCAATGTCAGCTCCCCCAACACTCCGGGACTCCGGGACCTGCAGGCAGTCGAATCACTGCGCCCGCTACTCCAGGCAGTCCTCGACACCGTTCATGTTCCGGTTCTCGTGAAGATTGCTCCGGACCTGTCCGACGACGACGTCGACGCTGTCGCTGATCTGGCCGTCGAGCTCGGGTTGGCCGGAATTGTGGCCACCAACACCACGATTCGTCGCGACGGGTTGAAGACGCCCGACGCCGAGGTCGCGGCAATCGGCGCGGGCGGACTGTCCGGTGCACCCGTTGCGGATCGCTCACTCGAGGTGCTTCGCCGCTTGTACGGTCGTGTCGGCGACAAACTGACCATCATCTCTGTCGGCGGTATCGAAACAGCCGATCAGGCGTGGGAGCGCATTCTGGCCGGCGCAACGTTGGTTCAGGGCTACACCGGCTTCATCTACGGCGGACCGTTCTGGGCTCGCAGCATTCACAAGGGCATCGCGAAGAAGGTGCGGGCTGCCGGATTCTCCTCGATCAGCCAAGCCGTGGGTGCCGAGAACCCGCGCTAG
- a CDS encoding YbhB/YbcL family Raf kinase inhibitor-like protein produces MAYDPYEPLPKLPSFELTSDDITAGQPLKLAQASGAFGVPGGEDISPQLSWSGFPAETKSFVVTVLDPDAPTASGFWHWEVANIPASVTELPAGAGAADSSVLPEGTVTLRHDGGGFGYIGAGPPPGHGPHRYIVAVHALDVDKLDGVTADSPPAFLGFNVFHHAIARATLTGTFEVK; encoded by the coding sequence ATGGCTTACGATCCGTACGAACCATTGCCGAAGTTGCCGAGCTTCGAGCTGACCAGCGACGACATCACGGCGGGTCAACCGCTGAAACTTGCTCAGGCCAGCGGTGCCTTCGGTGTTCCCGGCGGCGAGGACATCTCGCCGCAGCTCTCCTGGTCGGGATTCCCGGCCGAGACCAAGAGCTTTGTTGTCACAGTGTTGGATCCTGATGCCCCCACCGCGTCGGGATTCTGGCACTGGGAAGTGGCGAACATTCCCGCTTCTGTCACCGAACTTCCGGCCGGCGCGGGCGCCGCGGACAGTTCTGTTCTGCCCGAGGGCACGGTGACTCTCCGCCACGACGGCGGCGGCTTCGGCTACATCGGTGCCGGCCCGCCTCCCGGGCACGGACCGCATCGCTACATCGTTGCCGTTCACGCCCTGGACGTCGACAAGCTCGACGGCGTCACCGCCGACTCGCCACCCGCGTTCCTGGGTTTCAACGTGTTCCATCACGCGATCGCACGCGCAACGCTGACAGGCACGTTCGAGGTCAAGTAA
- a CDS encoding M20/M25/M40 family metallo-hydrolase produces MPSSPKDSGPSRAEAEVVDLVSSLIRFDTSNTGELETTKGERACAEWVAAQLQEVGYETEYIESGAPGRGNVFARLKGADSGRGALMLHGHLDVVPAEPADWSVHPFSGAVQDGYIWGRGAVDMKDMVGMILALARQFKAEGTVPPRDLVFAFVADEEAGGKYGCQWLVEHRPDLFEGVTEAVGEVGGFSLTVPRPDGSDRRLYLVESAEKGLGWMRLTAKGRAGHGSFLHDDNAVATLAGAVARLSAHKFPIVISDSVAEFLTAVGEETGLDFDPTSPDIDGTLAKLGTIANIIGATFRDTANPTMLKAGYKANVIPQTAEAVFDCRVLPGRQAEFERTVDQLIGPDVTREWITKLDSYETTFDGHLVDAMNNAILAHDPDARTVPYMLSGGTDAKAFAKLGIRCFGFAPLQLPPELDFSALFHGVDERVPVDAVLFGTRVLEHFLLNS; encoded by the coding sequence ATGCCTTCATCTCCGAAAGATTCAGGTCCCAGCCGCGCAGAAGCAGAAGTCGTCGACCTTGTCAGTTCTCTGATTCGTTTCGACACCTCCAATACCGGAGAACTCGAAACGACCAAAGGTGAACGTGCGTGCGCGGAGTGGGTTGCCGCGCAGCTGCAGGAAGTCGGATACGAAACCGAATATATCGAGTCGGGTGCTCCCGGCCGAGGAAATGTGTTCGCGCGATTGAAAGGTGCAGATTCCGGACGAGGTGCCTTGATGCTGCACGGCCACCTCGACGTTGTTCCGGCTGAGCCCGCCGATTGGAGTGTGCACCCGTTCTCCGGGGCCGTTCAAGACGGATACATCTGGGGGCGCGGCGCTGTCGACATGAAAGACATGGTCGGGATGATCCTGGCGCTCGCCCGCCAGTTCAAAGCTGAAGGAACTGTTCCGCCGCGCGATCTGGTGTTCGCTTTTGTCGCTGACGAAGAGGCGGGCGGCAAGTACGGCTGCCAGTGGCTGGTCGAGCACCGCCCGGATTTGTTCGAGGGAGTAACCGAGGCCGTCGGTGAAGTGGGCGGTTTCTCGTTGACCGTTCCGCGTCCGGACGGCAGCGATCGCCGTCTGTACCTGGTGGAGAGTGCCGAGAAGGGCCTCGGCTGGATGAGGCTGACGGCGAAGGGCCGTGCCGGACATGGTTCCTTCCTTCACGACGACAATGCCGTGGCGACCTTGGCGGGGGCAGTTGCGAGGTTGAGTGCCCATAAGTTCCCGATAGTGATTTCAGATTCGGTCGCGGAATTCCTCACCGCGGTGGGGGAAGAAACAGGGCTCGATTTCGATCCGACGTCGCCGGATATCGACGGAACTTTGGCCAAGCTGGGCACGATCGCCAACATCATCGGTGCGACATTCCGGGACACGGCCAATCCCACGATGCTCAAGGCCGGATACAAGGCAAACGTCATTCCGCAGACTGCGGAAGCCGTCTTCGACTGCCGTGTGCTTCCCGGACGCCAAGCCGAGTTCGAGCGCACCGTCGACCAATTGATCGGCCCCGACGTGACCCGCGAGTGGATCACCAAACTCGACTCGTACGAAACGACATTCGACGGCCATCTGGTCGATGCGATGAACAATGCGATCCTCGCTCACGACCCCGATGCGCGCACTGTTCCGTACATGCTCTCCGGCGGAACCGACGCGAAAGCGTTTGCGAAGCTGGGTATCCGGTGCTTCGGGTTCGCGCCGTTGCAGTTGCCGCCCGAGCTCGATTTCAGTGCGTTGTTCCATGGCGTCGACGAGAGGGTGCCGGTGGACGCCGTACTGTTCGGAACACGTGTTCTGGAACATTTCCTGCTCAATTCCTGA